A part of Saccharomonospora amisosensis genomic DNA contains:
- a CDS encoding sugar ABC transporter substrate-binding protein, protein MKSDRTDGAHRPAPVKNHRRWWLAACAAGALLLAACSGPQGTDSGDEAAAGQQQGDGLSVAVISHGTPGDAFWNVVKNGAEAAGRDLGVDVEYNADGDPGNQAKLIDNAVAQQVGGIVVSMANPDALGPSIKRAVDAGIPVITINSGEDRSAEFGALTHVGQNESVAGETAGAKFSELGKKKLLCVIHEAGNIGLNQRCEGARDGFGGQVSNLQVDINNPTDVESRIRGALQTDEGIDAVLTLNSQVAALAASAAEAANSKAQVATFDLNSDVVAAIKAGDVLFAVDQQQYLQGYLPVQFLKLYADNANVVGGGRPVLTGPDLVEKDNVDRIGQYVDRGTR, encoded by the coding sequence ATGAAGTCTGACCGAACCGATGGCGCCCACCGGCCCGCTCCCGTCAAGAACCACCGCCGCTGGTGGCTGGCCGCCTGCGCGGCGGGCGCGTTGCTGCTTGCGGCGTGTTCCGGCCCGCAGGGCACCGACTCCGGCGACGAAGCCGCCGCAGGCCAGCAGCAGGGTGATGGCCTTTCCGTGGCTGTCATCTCGCACGGCACCCCCGGTGACGCGTTCTGGAACGTGGTCAAGAACGGTGCGGAGGCGGCGGGCCGTGATCTCGGCGTGGACGTCGAGTACAACGCCGATGGCGACCCCGGAAACCAGGCCAAGCTCATCGACAACGCGGTGGCACAGCAGGTGGGCGGGATCGTGGTCTCGATGGCGAACCCGGACGCGCTCGGCCCCTCGATCAAGCGAGCGGTCGACGCGGGCATTCCCGTGATCACCATCAACTCCGGTGAGGACCGCAGCGCCGAGTTCGGCGCGCTGACCCACGTGGGTCAGAACGAGAGTGTCGCTGGCGAGACAGCGGGAGCCAAGTTCTCCGAACTCGGCAAGAAGAAGCTGCTCTGCGTGATTCACGAGGCGGGCAACATCGGCCTCAACCAGCGCTGTGAGGGCGCGCGCGACGGCTTCGGCGGCCAGGTGAGCAACCTTCAGGTGGACATCAACAACCCCACCGACGTCGAGTCGCGCATCAGGGGCGCGCTGCAGACCGACGAGGGAATCGACGCCGTGCTCACGCTGAATTCGCAGGTCGCCGCGCTCGCTGCCAGCGCGGCCGAGGCGGCCAACTCGAAGGCACAGGTGGCGACCTTCGACCTCAACTCCGATGTGGTCGCCGCGATCAAGGCGGGTGACGTGCTGTTCGCGGTGGATCAGCAGCAGTACCTGCAGGGCTACCTGCCGGTGCAGTTCCTGAAGCTCTACGCCGACAACGCGAACGTGGTCGGCGGTGGCAGGCCGGTGCTGACAGGGCCCGACCTGGTGGAGAAGGACAACGTGGACCGCATCGGACAGTACGTCGACCGGGGTACGCGATGA